From one Euzebya sp. genomic stretch:
- a CDS encoding ribose-phosphate diphosphokinase, which translates to MEIMNKKRMQVFSGTAFPALAAEVADHLDLRLGEVDIHRFANGEIYCRYRENIRGSDVFIVQTHCEPVNANIMEQLIMIDAAKRASAKRITAVVPFYGYARQDKKTNGREPITARLLADLLTTAGADRVVSVDLHTGQIQGFFNTPLDHLTALPLLVTWIRENFDLSEIVVASPDAGGVRLAQKFSTRLDNAPIAFLAKTRTAHNVARTLAVVGEVADRTVVMVDDMIDTAGTLCGAAEMLTSRGARRVIACATHPLFSGPAYERLQQSSIEKIVVTNTLPIPEDSGCDKIAQISIASTIAQTMRAIFEDESVSELFNDDNS; encoded by the coding sequence ATGGAGATCATGAACAAGAAGCGGATGCAGGTGTTCAGCGGCACCGCGTTCCCCGCGCTCGCCGCCGAGGTCGCCGACCACCTCGACCTGCGGCTCGGCGAGGTCGACATCCACCGCTTCGCCAACGGGGAGATCTACTGCCGGTACCGCGAGAACATCCGCGGCTCCGACGTGTTCATCGTGCAGACCCACTGCGAGCCGGTGAACGCGAACATCATGGAGCAGCTCATCATGATCGACGCCGCGAAGCGGGCGTCGGCCAAGCGGATCACCGCCGTGGTGCCCTTCTACGGCTACGCACGCCAGGACAAGAAGACCAACGGCCGCGAGCCGATCACCGCCCGGCTGCTCGCGGACCTGCTGACGACCGCCGGCGCCGACCGGGTCGTCAGCGTCGACCTGCACACCGGTCAGATCCAGGGGTTCTTCAACACCCCCCTCGACCACCTCACCGCCCTGCCGCTGCTGGTGACCTGGATCAGGGAGAACTTCGACCTGTCCGAGATCGTGGTCGCCTCGCCCGACGCCGGGGGCGTCCGCCTGGCCCAGAAGTTCTCCACCCGCCTGGACAACGCCCCGATCGCCTTCCTCGCGAAGACCCGCACCGCGCACAACGTCGCCCGCACGCTCGCGGTCGTGGGCGAGGTCGCCGACCGCACCGTCGTGATGGTGGACGACATGATCGACACCGCCGGGACCCTGTGCGGCGCGGCGGAGATGCTGACCTCGAGGGGCGCCCGCCGCGTGATCGCCTGCGCCACCCACCCGCTCTTCAGCGGCCCCGCCTACGAGCGGCTGCAGCAGTCGTCCATCGAGAAGATCGTCGTCACCAACACCCTCCCCATCCCCGAGGACTCCGGCTGCGACAAGATCGCCCAGATCTCCATCGCGTCGACCATCGCCCAGACGATGCGCGCCATCTTCGAGGACGAGTCGGTCAGCGAGCTCTTCAACGACGACAACAGCTAG
- the pth gene encoding aminoacyl-tRNA hydrolase, whose product MDRWLAVGLTNPEAEYGGTRHNVGADVIRRLAARLGADLKPHRTSALVADTWDRPGGTPLSLAVPYGYMNTSGGPVQQLVRFYKLPTRHVVVVCDELDLDLGVVKVKRGGTSGHNGLRDVQQKLGVDDYLRVRVGIGRPPGRMPGAKYVLQRFAAAERDDADLAIERAADTVLMLIGEGLEATQNQVHRT is encoded by the coding sequence ATGGACCGGTGGCTCGCCGTCGGCCTGACGAACCCCGAGGCGGAGTACGGCGGGACCCGCCACAACGTCGGGGCTGACGTGATCCGGCGGCTGGCAGCGCGCCTGGGCGCGGACCTGAAGCCGCACCGCACCTCCGCGCTCGTGGCCGACACCTGGGACCGGCCGGGTGGCACGCCGCTGTCGCTGGCCGTGCCGTACGGCTACATGAACACCTCCGGCGGGCCGGTCCAGCAGCTGGTGCGCTTCTACAAGCTGCCGACCCGGCACGTCGTGGTCGTGTGCGACGAGCTCGACCTCGACCTCGGCGTCGTGAAGGTCAAGCGGGGCGGGACCAGCGGGCACAACGGCCTGCGGGACGTCCAGCAGAAGCTCGGCGTGGACGACTACCTGCGGGTCCGCGTGGGGATCGGCCGCCCGCCCGGACGCATGCCGGGCGCGAAGTACGTGCTGCAGCGCTTCGCAGCTGCCGAGCGCGACGACGCGGACCTCGCGATCGAGCGCGCGGCGGACACCGTCCTGATGCTGATCGGCGAGGGCCTCGAGGCCACGCAGAACCAGGTCCACCGCACCTGA
- a CDS encoding TatD family hydrolase, producing MFTDTHCHLTHVPTGARAAIDTARADGVTTMVTVGTDLASSAECVRIAAAHEGVYAAVGIHPNDAIEATEAVLARIEDLAQHDSVVAVGETGLDWFREGAPPIRQEESFRSHIRIARDADRTLVIHDREAHDDIVRVLVDEMPLPRVVFHCFSGGRDLVETCAVNGWWMSFAGNVTFTNATPLQEAAAAVPLELLLTETDSPFLTPHPHRGKPNSPSMVAVTTAFLADLHGLGTEDMAAAVGDNARRAFALPGAPGGG from the coding sequence GTGTTCACCGACACCCACTGCCACCTGACCCACGTGCCGACCGGTGCGCGAGCGGCCATCGACACCGCCCGCGCTGACGGGGTGACGACGATGGTCACCGTCGGCACCGACCTGGCGTCGTCCGCCGAGTGCGTGCGGATCGCGGCGGCCCACGAGGGGGTCTACGCCGCCGTCGGGATCCACCCCAACGACGCGATCGAGGCCACCGAGGCCGTCCTGGCGCGCATCGAGGACCTCGCCCAGCACGACAGCGTGGTCGCCGTCGGCGAGACCGGGTTGGACTGGTTCCGCGAGGGTGCCCCGCCCATCCGCCAGGAGGAGTCCTTCCGCAGCCACATCCGGATCGCCCGCGACGCCGACCGCACCCTCGTGATCCACGACCGCGAGGCCCACGACGACATCGTGCGGGTCCTCGTCGACGAGATGCCCCTGCCCCGCGTGGTCTTCCACTGCTTCTCCGGCGGCCGCGACCTGGTCGAGACCTGCGCGGTGAACGGCTGGTGGATGTCCTTCGCCGGCAACGTCACGTTCACCAACGCCACGCCCCTGCAGGAGGCCGCCGCCGCGGTGCCGCTCGAGCTGCTCCTCACCGAGACCGACTCCCCGTTCCTCACCCCCCACCCGCACCGGGGCAAGCCGAACTCGCCGTCGATGGTGGCGGTCACCACGGCGTTCCTGGCCGACCTGCACGGGCTCGGCACCGAGGACATGGCCGCCGCGGTCGGCGACAACGCCCGACGCGCCTTCGCGCTGCCCGGCGCCCCCGGCGGAGGGTGA
- a CDS encoding alanine--glyoxylate aminotransferase family protein, protein MADAFPPDRILLGPGPSDVHPAVLESLGRPLLGHLDPAFLPVLDEVCDHLRTVFRTANAATLPISGTGSAGLEACIVNLVEPGDSVVVGVNGVFGGRLAEVARRAGAQVHTVEREWGRIIEPEAFVEAVQAHDAKVAAIVHAETSTGVHQPVAEIGAELADTDTLFVLDTVTSLAGVEVDVDGWSVDACYSGTQKCLSVPPGLSPVTFSEKAVAALKGRSTPVQSWYLDLSLILAYVDGDGGRTYHHTAPISMLYALHRGLELVLDEGLEARWARHARVGAMLHEGLAELGLPLLAQEGHRLPQLTTVGLPEGVDEAALRRRLLDEHGIEVGGGLGKFAGSAWRIGLMGHSASERNVRQVLAAIGDLLD, encoded by the coding sequence ATGGCTGACGCGTTCCCCCCCGACCGCATCCTCCTGGGGCCCGGCCCCTCCGACGTGCACCCGGCCGTGCTCGAGTCCCTCGGACGGCCGCTGCTCGGCCACCTGGACCCGGCGTTCCTGCCGGTGCTGGACGAGGTCTGCGACCACCTCCGCACGGTGTTCCGCACGGCCAACGCCGCCACGCTGCCGATCAGCGGGACCGGCAGCGCAGGGCTCGAGGCGTGCATCGTCAACCTCGTCGAGCCGGGCGACTCGGTCGTCGTGGGCGTGAACGGCGTGTTCGGCGGTCGCCTCGCCGAGGTCGCCCGCCGCGCCGGGGCGCAGGTCCACACCGTCGAGCGCGAGTGGGGCCGGATCATCGAGCCCGAGGCGTTCGTCGAGGCGGTGCAGGCCCACGACGCGAAGGTGGCCGCGATCGTCCACGCCGAGACCTCCACCGGCGTGCACCAGCCGGTCGCGGAGATCGGGGCCGAGCTGGCCGACACCGACACGTTGTTCGTGCTCGACACGGTCACGTCGCTGGCCGGCGTCGAGGTCGACGTCGACGGCTGGTCGGTCGACGCCTGCTACTCCGGCACCCAGAAGTGCCTGTCCGTGCCGCCGGGGCTGTCGCCGGTCACCTTCTCCGAGAAGGCGGTCGCCGCGCTGAAGGGCCGGTCGACGCCGGTGCAGTCCTGGTACCTGGACCTGTCCCTCATCCTCGCCTACGTCGACGGTGACGGCGGACGGACCTACCACCACACCGCGCCGATCTCGATGCTGTACGCGCTGCACCGGGGGCTCGAGCTGGTGCTGGACGAGGGGCTGGAGGCGCGCTGGGCCCGCCACGCCCGGGTGGGGGCGATGCTGCACGAGGGCCTCGCGGAGCTGGGCCTGCCCCTCCTCGCCCAGGAGGGGCACCGCCTGCCGCAGCTCACGACCGTCGGCCTGCCCGAGGGCGTGGACGAGGCGGCGCTCCGACGCCGCCTGCTCGACGAGCACGGCATCGAGGTCGGCGGCGGGCTCGGGAAGTTCGCCGGCAGCGCATGGCGGATCGGCCTGATGGGGCACTCGGCGAGCGAGCGCAACGTCCGCCAGGTCCTGGCCGCCATCGGCGACCTCTTGGACTAG
- the rsmA gene encoding 16S rRNA (adenine(1518)-N(6)/adenine(1519)-N(6))-dimethyltransferase RsmA, with the protein MGDAPRPLLGRGDVRRLLAAHGLHPTKRRGQNFVVDPNTVRRIVRDAGVAAGDLVVEVGPGLGSLTLALLEAGARVVAVELDHGLAAALADVVGPGVEVRTADAVAVDYDELTGGEPAVMVANLPYNVATPIVLTALRQRALAGYHVMVQREVGERWVAAVGDPAHGAVSVKIALLADARIAGTVSRQAFWPVPNVDSVTVDLRPHDRVPADAVARAIPLVDAGFAQRRKRLRNALAGPEATAADVEALLERADIPRTARAEELDLAAWLRLADAVK; encoded by the coding sequence GTGGGGGACGCCCCGCGCCCCCTCCTCGGACGCGGGGACGTCCGGCGGCTGCTCGCGGCGCACGGGCTGCACCCGACGAAGCGCCGCGGCCAGAACTTCGTGGTGGACCCGAACACGGTGCGGAGGATCGTCCGGGACGCCGGGGTCGCCGCCGGCGACCTGGTCGTCGAGGTCGGGCCGGGGCTCGGCAGCCTCACCCTCGCCCTCCTGGAGGCAGGTGCCCGCGTCGTCGCGGTCGAGCTCGACCACGGTCTCGCCGCCGCCCTGGCTGACGTGGTCGGTCCCGGGGTCGAGGTCCGCACCGCGGATGCCGTCGCCGTCGACTACGACGAGCTGACCGGCGGCGAGCCGGCGGTCATGGTGGCCAACCTGCCCTACAACGTGGCCACGCCGATCGTCCTGACCGCCCTGCGGCAGCGGGCGCTCGCCGGCTACCACGTGATGGTCCAGCGGGAGGTGGGGGAGCGGTGGGTCGCTGCCGTCGGCGATCCGGCCCACGGCGCGGTGAGCGTGAAGATCGCGCTGCTCGCGGATGCGCGGATCGCCGGGACGGTCAGCCGCCAGGCGTTCTGGCCCGTCCCCAACGTCGACTCGGTCACCGTCGACCTCCGCCCCCACGACCGGGTCCCCGCCGACGCCGTCGCCCGGGCGATCCCGCTGGTCGACGCCGGCTTCGCCCAGCGGCGCAAGCGCCTGCGCAACGCCCTCGCCGGGCCGGAGGCGACCGCCGCCGACGTCGAGGCCCTGCTCGAGCGCGCTGACATCCCCCGGACCGCCCGGGCGGAGGAGCTGGACCTCGCCGCCTGGCTCCGGCTGGCCGACGCGGTCAAGTGA
- a CDS encoding EAL and HDOD domain-containing protein has translation MRITHSTLELGTGAISTVQVSRQPILRADVSQALHGYELSFSDAEEVFGVFAEVDDQRATAEVLDHTVLTLGVERVVGDALVFVRFPRQQVLDGTPSILPAGRSVIELGPDCWADGDTGAVTAACRRYAEKGYRIALVDFHHECAAGDLVRLADYIAVDVSRRTDAQLADTMAVLERHGARIIATDVDDEHHRERVTRAGVDYVQGFYFSTPDIVSGRELPGFKLAYLQLLRAAYSEDVDFEELAEIIKRDVALSYKLLRFVNSAHFGLRGEVTSVLHALTMLGLVQVRSWVGVATVSGMVHPRTQELAVLAATRARFCESLARRLRVASSHEAFALGMFSLLDALLGKSMEEALESVTLPASVVGALLGEPGELVDLLRVVVAYERGRWDVVSELAAAHGWQESELIGMYVDAIEWSRDFFGTTAG, from the coding sequence ATGCGCATCACCCACTCCACCCTCGAGCTCGGCACCGGCGCGATCTCGACCGTCCAGGTGTCACGCCAGCCCATCCTGCGGGCGGACGTCTCCCAGGCCCTGCACGGCTACGAGCTGTCCTTCTCCGACGCCGAGGAGGTCTTCGGCGTCTTCGCCGAGGTCGACGACCAGCGGGCGACGGCCGAGGTGCTCGACCACACGGTGCTGACGCTCGGCGTCGAGCGGGTCGTCGGGGACGCGCTCGTGTTCGTCCGCTTCCCGCGCCAGCAGGTGCTCGACGGCACGCCGTCGATCCTCCCGGCCGGGCGGTCCGTCATCGAGCTCGGGCCCGACTGCTGGGCGGACGGCGACACCGGCGCGGTGACCGCGGCCTGCCGGCGCTACGCGGAGAAGGGCTACCGGATCGCGCTGGTCGACTTCCACCACGAGTGCGCCGCCGGCGACCTCGTCCGCCTCGCCGACTACATCGCCGTCGACGTCAGCCGCCGCACCGACGCCCAGCTGGCCGACACGATGGCGGTGCTCGAGCGCCACGGGGCGCGGATCATCGCCACCGACGTCGACGACGAGCACCACCGGGAGCGGGTCACCCGCGCGGGCGTCGACTACGTCCAGGGCTTCTACTTCTCCACACCCGACATCGTGTCGGGGCGCGAGCTGCCGGGCTTCAAGCTCGCCTACCTCCAGCTGCTCCGCGCGGCGTACTCCGAGGACGTGGACTTCGAGGAGCTCGCCGAGATCATCAAGCGGGACGTCGCGCTCAGCTACAAGCTGCTGCGGTTCGTCAACTCCGCCCACTTCGGCCTGCGGGGCGAGGTGACGTCGGTCCTCCACGCCCTCACGATGCTCGGCCTCGTGCAGGTCCGGAGCTGGGTCGGCGTGGCGACGGTGTCCGGCATGGTCCACCCGCGGACCCAGGAGCTCGCGGTCCTCGCCGCCACCCGTGCGCGCTTCTGCGAGTCCCTCGCCCGGCGCCTCCGCGTCGCGAGCAGCCACGAAGCCTTCGCCCTCGGCATGTTCAGCCTCCTCGACGCCCTGCTCGGCAAGTCGATGGAGGAGGCCCTCGAGTCCGTCACGCTCCCCGCCTCCGTCGTCGGCGCCCTGCTCGGCGAGCCCGGGGAGCTGGTCGACCTGCTCCGGGTCGTCGTCGCCTACGAGCGCGGCCGGTGGGACGTCGTCTCCGAGCTCGCGGCCGCCCACGGCTGGCAGGAGTCCGAGCTGATCGGCATGTACGTCGACGCGATCGAGTGGAGCCGCGACTTCTTCGGCACCACCGCCGGCTGA
- a CDS encoding AbrB/MazE/SpoVT family DNA-binding domain-containing protein: MSTGAAPQGRSRGVRRKVDHLGRVVIPASMRKVLGIEDGDELEVELVGEVLHLVKPHEVCTFCEATTDLTEVLERPVCWSCVAAVRARGREGRG; encoded by the coding sequence ATGTCCACGGGTGCTGCACCGCAGGGACGCAGCCGAGGCGTCCGGCGGAAGGTCGATCACCTGGGCCGGGTCGTGATCCCCGCGTCGATGCGGAAGGTCCTCGGGATCGAGGACGGGGACGAGCTCGAGGTGGAGCTGGTGGGCGAGGTCTTGCACCTCGTCAAGCCGCACGAGGTCTGCACGTTCTGCGAGGCGACGACGGACCTGACCGAGGTGCTGGAGCGGCCGGTGTGCTGGTCCTGCGTCGCGGCGGTCCGCGCCCGCGGCCGCGAGGGGCGCGGATGA
- the glmU gene encoding bifunctional UDP-N-acetylglucosamine diphosphorylase/glucosamine-1-phosphate N-acetyltransferase GlmU, giving the protein MNAAVVLAAGKGTRLRSATPKVLHPAAGRPLLGWVLEAQHPLGLARVVVVVGHGGDDVRGYVDGLGMPGGRCVPQAEQRGTGHAVRTALDAGALDDATEVLVLAGDVPAVTPASLEALRAARGDVPAAVMTTRLADPTGYGRILTDGDRITAIVEERDATDAQRGVDRVNTGLFAFDATALRGALGRLTTDNAQGEEYLTDTVALLAAEGGVTGVDVPADEVAGVNDRAQLAAVEATLRRRILDGLMVAGVRVVDPAATYVDAEVEVAADATLLPGTMLHGRTRVAAGAVVGPHSRLTDVVVEADATVTYTVAVEARVGPRATVGPYTHLRAGTVLEAGAKAGGFVEMKKAHIGEGSKVPHLSYVGDAEVGRGVNVGAGVVTVNYDGFTKSVTTIGDGAFVGSDTMLVAPIEVGPGAYVGAGSVITTDVPADALALERGERRTIEGWAARKRERHRKGDQA; this is encoded by the coding sequence ATGAACGCCGCCGTGGTGCTGGCCGCGGGCAAGGGGACCCGCCTGCGCTCCGCCACGCCCAAGGTGCTCCACCCCGCCGCCGGGCGCCCCCTCCTCGGATGGGTGCTCGAGGCCCAGCACCCCCTCGGGCTCGCCCGCGTCGTCGTGGTCGTCGGCCACGGCGGCGACGACGTCCGCGGCTACGTCGACGGCCTCGGGATGCCGGGGGGCAGGTGCGTCCCCCAGGCGGAGCAGCGGGGCACCGGTCACGCCGTGCGCACCGCCCTCGACGCCGGCGCGCTCGACGACGCGACCGAGGTCCTCGTGCTGGCCGGGGACGTGCCCGCGGTGACCCCCGCCTCGCTCGAGGCGCTGCGCGCCGCGCGGGGCGACGTGCCCGCCGCGGTGATGACCACCCGGCTGGCCGACCCGACCGGCTACGGCCGCATCCTGACCGACGGCGACCGGATCACCGCCATCGTCGAGGAGCGCGACGCCACCGACGCCCAGCGCGGCGTCGACCGCGTCAACACCGGCCTGTTCGCCTTCGACGCCACCGCCCTCCGCGGCGCGCTCGGTCGCCTGACGACCGACAACGCCCAGGGGGAGGAGTACCTGACCGACACCGTCGCCCTCCTGGCGGCGGAGGGTGGCGTGACCGGCGTGGACGTCCCCGCCGACGAGGTCGCCGGCGTCAACGACCGGGCCCAGCTCGCCGCCGTCGAGGCGACGCTCCGCCGGCGGATCCTCGACGGGCTGATGGTGGCCGGCGTCCGCGTCGTCGACCCCGCCGCCACCTACGTCGACGCCGAGGTCGAGGTCGCCGCCGATGCGACCCTGCTGCCGGGCACCATGCTCCACGGGCGGACGAGGGTCGCGGCCGGCGCGGTCGTCGGTCCGCACTCGCGGTTGACCGACGTGGTCGTCGAGGCCGACGCGACGGTGACCTACACCGTCGCGGTCGAGGCTCGCGTCGGACCGCGTGCGACCGTGGGGCCCTACACCCACCTGCGGGCCGGCACGGTGCTCGAGGCGGGCGCCAAGGCCGGCGGGTTCGTCGAGATGAAGAAGGCCCACATCGGTGAGGGGTCGAAGGTCCCCCACCTGTCCTACGTCGGCGACGCCGAGGTCGGCCGCGGCGTCAACGTCGGCGCCGGCGTCGTCACCGTCAACTACGACGGCTTCACGAAGTCCGTGACCACCATCGGCGACGGCGCCTTCGTCGGCTCCGACACCATGCTGGTCGCCCCGATCGAGGTCGGACCCGGCGCCTACGTGGGCGCGGGCTCGGTGATCACCACCGACGTGCCGGCCGACGCCCTCGCCCTCGAGCGCGGGGAGCGGCGGACGATCGAGGGGTGGGCGGCCCGCAAGCGCGAGCGACACCGGAAGGGCGACCAGGCCTGA
- a CDS encoding 4-(cytidine 5'-diphospho)-2-C-methyl-D-erythritol kinase translates to MPQSQPSPTRIQVRVPAKINPFLAVRGVREDGYHELSTVFQTVALSDTLTMSVMAAEGRMYHPTSGGRVAVHFSHDGGAGVPAGDDNLVVRAATLLADRIGLRLQADAPIRTLLALEKRIPVAGGMAGGSADAAAALLGLNELWGGDLSRRALLELAADLGADVPFCLVGGTALATGTGSATAGVLCRGSFHWVACTADEELATPAVYAAWDDHCEPGEQTADDVLAAVAAGDPERLGPALHNDLQPAAEVLMPRLRADRRALLDAGALGAVVSGSGPTLLALAADQAEAHRIAGRVAGRFADVLITRSPAGGPVLSAG, encoded by the coding sequence GTGCCCCAGTCCCAGCCGTCCCCGACGCGGATCCAGGTCCGCGTGCCGGCGAAGATCAACCCGTTCCTCGCGGTCCGGGGTGTGCGCGAGGACGGGTACCACGAGCTCAGCACGGTCTTCCAGACCGTCGCGCTCTCGGACACCCTCACCATGTCCGTCATGGCGGCGGAGGGGCGGATGTACCACCCCACGTCGGGCGGGCGGGTCGCGGTGCACTTCAGCCACGACGGCGGCGCCGGCGTGCCGGCCGGCGACGACAACCTGGTGGTGCGCGCCGCGACGCTGCTGGCCGACCGGATCGGCCTCAGGCTCCAGGCCGACGCGCCGATCCGCACCCTCCTCGCCCTCGAGAAGCGGATCCCGGTCGCCGGCGGGATGGCCGGCGGCTCCGCGGACGCCGCGGCGGCCCTGCTGGGGTTGAACGAGCTGTGGGGCGGCGACCTGTCCCGCAGGGCGCTGCTCGAGCTGGCCGCCGACCTCGGCGCCGACGTGCCCTTCTGCCTGGTGGGCGGGACCGCCCTCGCGACCGGGACCGGCAGCGCCACCGCCGGCGTCCTCTGCCGCGGGTCGTTCCACTGGGTGGCGTGCACCGCCGACGAGGAGCTCGCGACGCCCGCGGTGTACGCCGCATGGGACGATCACTGCGAACCGGGGGAGCAGACCGCGGACGACGTGCTCGCCGCGGTGGCGGCCGGTGACCCCGAGCGGCTCGGCCCCGCCCTCCACAACGACCTCCAACCCGCGGCCGAGGTCCTCATGCCGCGCCTCCGCGCCGACCGCCGGGCCCTGCTCGACGCCGGCGCCCTCGGTGCCGTGGTCAGCGGCAGCGGGCCGACCCTGCTGGCCCTGGCCGCGGACCAGGCGGAGGCCCACCGCATCGCCGGTCGGGTCGCCGGACGCTTCGCCGACGTGCTCATCACCCGGTCGCCGGCCGGGGGGCCCGTGCTGTCCGCGGGCTGA
- a CDS encoding methyltransferase domain-containing protein has protein sequence MGLTAILDLLACPVCAGPLVQDAAGEGEGPGPLRCDRGHAVDVARQGYVTLTRAGIRHDGDTAAMVDARGRVQDAGQFEPLTEALVDVVPEGCGTLLDVGAGTGHHLSAVLSARHDAVGIALDSSTAAAKRAARAHPRIGAVRADAAAEPLPVRDESIDTVLVTFAPRAVDELARVLRPDGLMVVAVPAPDHLAELRDPLGMLAVDPVKSDRLAGALGSAFTPAGTAAQRWTRTVTRDQARDLAAMGPAAFHTGAAEMDARAAALPDVVDVTFSVVVGRWRAAGGGARSGPSSP, from the coding sequence GTGGGCCTCACCGCGATCCTGGACCTGCTGGCGTGCCCGGTGTGCGCCGGGCCGCTCGTCCAGGACGCCGCGGGGGAGGGGGAGGGTCCCGGGCCGCTGCGCTGCGACCGCGGCCACGCGGTCGACGTCGCCCGCCAGGGCTACGTCACGCTCACCAGGGCGGGGATCCGCCACGATGGGGACACCGCGGCGATGGTGGACGCCCGGGGCCGGGTCCAGGACGCCGGCCAGTTCGAGCCCCTCACCGAGGCGCTGGTCGACGTCGTGCCCGAGGGGTGCGGGACCCTCCTGGACGTCGGCGCCGGCACCGGCCACCACCTCTCCGCGGTGCTGTCGGCGCGTCACGACGCCGTCGGGATCGCCCTCGACAGCTCGACGGCGGCGGCGAAGCGCGCGGCCCGGGCACACCCACGGATCGGCGCGGTGCGGGCGGACGCGGCGGCCGAGCCGCTGCCGGTCCGGGACGAGTCGATCGACACCGTCCTCGTCACCTTCGCGCCGCGCGCCGTCGACGAGCTCGCGAGGGTGCTCCGGCCCGACGGCTTGATGGTCGTCGCGGTCCCGGCACCGGACCACCTCGCCGAGCTGCGCGACCCGCTCGGGATGCTGGCGGTCGACCCCGTCAAGTCAGATCGCCTCGCGGGCGCGCTCGGGTCCGCCTTCACCCCGGCCGGGACGGCAGCGCAGCGGTGGACGCGCACGGTGACGCGGGACCAGGCCCGCGATCTCGCGGCGATGGGCCCGGCGGCCTTCCACACCGGCGCCGCGGAGATGGACGCGCGCGCTGCGGCGCTGCCCGACGTCGTCGACGTGACCTTCTCGGTCGTCGTGGGCCGCTGGCGCGCGGCGGGGGGTGGGGCACGATCGGGGCCTTCCTCGCCGTGA
- a CDS encoding 50S ribosomal protein L25: MADQIALSAEPRPGSGKGEARTLRAQGRVPAVAYGSKLSSTSIHVDAKELRAALSTDAGENAVIRLAVGGDTHLTMPREIHRHPVRRDVLHLDFVAFDRDQKVTVEVPLHVLGEGPEGAIVSQPMNVLTIDVLPLEVPDYVETSIEGLEVGDVIRAGDISLPDGVDLHDDPERTAVSITLPDLEPVEETAEEAVEEALAGEDAGEGGETAEGGDEAEGE; this comes from the coding sequence ATGGCTGACCAGATCGCCCTCAGCGCCGAACCCCGTCCCGGGTCGGGGAAGGGTGAAGCCCGCACCCTCCGCGCCCAGGGGCGCGTGCCCGCCGTGGCCTACGGGTCCAAGCTCTCGTCGACCTCGATCCACGTCGACGCGAAGGAGCTGCGCGCCGCCCTGTCCACCGACGCCGGCGAGAACGCGGTCATCCGTCTGGCCGTCGGTGGGGACACCCACCTGACGATGCCGCGCGAGATCCACCGCCACCCGGTGCGCCGCGACGTCCTCCACCTGGACTTCGTCGCCTTCGACCGCGACCAGAAGGTCACCGTCGAGGTGCCCCTCCACGTCCTGGGCGAGGGCCCCGAGGGCGCGATCGTCAGCCAGCCGATGAACGTGCTGACCATCGACGTCCTCCCCCTCGAGGTCCCCGACTACGTCGAGACGTCCATCGAGGGCCTCGAGGTCGGTGACGTCATCCGCGCCGGCGACATCAGCCTGCCCGACGGCGTCGACCTGCACGACGACCCCGAGCGCACCGCGGTGTCCATCACCCTGCCCGACCTCGAGCCGGTCGAGGAGACCGCCGAGGAGGCCGTCGAGGAGGCCCTCGCCGGTGAGGACGCGGGCGAGGGTGGCGAGACCGCCGAGGGCGGCGACGAGGCCGAGGGCGAGTAG